The segment AATATGTGGAGTCTAAGTTAAATCCAGACATTATGATCTCAGGTGATGAAAGAAACTTGGACAATGCTACGTGAGACAATtctatatgtatacatatacacAGAAAAATAGGTCAAATAAACCAATGAATGAACTCAGAGTTTGCAACGTTCATTCAGTGGATCAGATTATGTGTCACTGCTCCTTCCTTCTCAGTGCAGGTTAATGGGGAGCTAGCAGGCTACTTTCATAGTGCTACAGGTTTGAGACAAGGTTGCTCCCTTTCACTTTATCTCTTCATGCTCTGCATGAATGGTCTGTCCTAAAAAATCGACAAAGCTGTGAGGGACAAGAAGTTTATATTTCATCCTCGCTGCCAATCCCTTGCTCTCACACATTTATGTTTTGCGGACGATCTGATGGTGTTTGTGGAGGGCTCTAAAGAATCTATTGAAGGGGATCTCTCTGTGTTTGATGAGTTTTCAGTTTGGTCGGGTCTCTCCATTAGTTCAGAGAAATCAACCATCTTCAAGGCGGGTATTTCAGAAGTTGAGAGGAGCAGAATTCTGATGAATTTCCCCTTTGCTGAAGGTGATCTCCCTGTCCGCTATTTAGGGTTACCTCTGATGACTCAAGCTATGAGAAGACAAGACTTTCTGCCTCTTTTGGAAAGGATCAGGGGTTGTATCAGCACGTGGACAAGTCAGTTTCTATCCTATGCTGGCAGACTTCAATTGATCAAGTCTTTTCTGATGAGTATTGTAAACTTTTGGGCTGCCGTCTTTAGACTTCCGATCGAGTCAATGTATTAAAGAGATCGAACAACTATGTTCTGCATTCCTAT is part of the Raphanus sativus cultivar WK10039 chromosome 5, ASM80110v3, whole genome shotgun sequence genome and harbors:
- the LOC108858187 gene encoding uncharacterized protein LOC108858187 translates to MVFVEGSKESIEGDLSVFDEFSVWSGLSISSEKSTIFKAGISEVERSRILMNFPFAEGDLPVRYLGLPLMTQAMRRQDFLPLLERIRGCISTWTKLKSTGAKMAWKDICKTNQEGGLGIRALKEVNLVYGLKLIWRMLTGNSLWGKWIKTNFLKKKNFWEVNGNAQGCSWIWRNMLNLRDVANTST